From the Vibrio vulnificus CMCP6 genome, one window contains:
- a CDS encoding DUF3319 domain-containing protein, which yields MAISHYRGFNLQSAPNDTNIWQVKIKNRVLQGSLSAVKKSIDWWCDTASIIDPREFSSLDRKQEATGSPQAENFNGFAIKNDTGEPNAWYCFFNGKLIKGSKAAIQRHIEAYLIAKQKAEQQKK from the coding sequence ATGGCTATATCTCATTACCGTGGTTTTAACTTACAGTCTGCACCAAATGATACGAACATCTGGCAAGTAAAGATTAAGAATCGAGTGCTTCAAGGAAGCTTAAGTGCAGTGAAAAAGAGCATTGATTGGTGGTGCGATACTGCATCGATCATTGATCCTAGAGAGTTTTCTTCGCTTGACAGAAAGCAAGAAGCGACAGGCTCTCCTCAGGCAGAAAACTTTAATGGTTTTGCCATTAAAAACGATACAGGTGAACCAAACGCTTGGTATTGTTTCTTTAATGGCAAACTCATTAAAGGTTCCAAAGCGGCTATTCAGCGACATATAGAAGCTTATTTGATCGCGAAACAAAAGGCCGAACAACAGAAGAAATAG
- the yciH gene encoding stress response translation initiation inhibitor YciH produces the protein MTLVYSTETGRIKPEEPKASRPKGDGIVRIQRETKGRKGKGVCVVTGLDLDDAPLKLLAAELKKICGCGGSVKDGNIEIQGDARDKIKTHLEKKGMKVKFAGG, from the coding sequence ATGACTCTTGTATATTCAACAGAAACAGGCCGAATCAAACCAGAAGAACCTAAAGCTTCGCGCCCAAAAGGCGATGGTATTGTTCGAATTCAGCGAGAAACCAAAGGCCGAAAAGGCAAAGGGGTTTGCGTTGTCACTGGCTTGGATCTCGATGATGCTCCATTGAAGCTTCTCGCCGCAGAGTTGAAGAAAATCTGTGGTTGTGGTGGTAGTGTTAAAGATGGCAACATAGAGATTCAAGGTGATGCTCGTGACAAAATCAAAACGCATCTTGAAAAAAAAGGCATGAAAGTAAAATTTGCCGGCGGTTAA
- a CDS encoding phage protein, which translates to MDFEAFNVLFWRVFPSIKAGAEYFHVQPATVRRWLSGSIPINPMAEKLVIIKSLGYLPNDIRWRGFRIDEARAVLITPSGREFSPKELEAFAYQKDEYQHFLEQYERPQSPKYYPAKENILPFKGGRRMTAAPWIPSKLK; encoded by the coding sequence ATGGATTTTGAAGCCTTTAACGTCTTATTCTGGCGAGTGTTTCCAAGTATCAAAGCTGGCGCGGAATACTTCCACGTTCAACCCGCGACCGTTCGCCGCTGGCTTTCGGGCTCGATACCCATCAACCCAATGGCTGAAAAGCTGGTAATCATCAAATCCCTTGGCTATTTACCTAATGATATTCGCTGGCGTGGCTTTCGTATTGATGAAGCCCGCGCGGTACTCATTACCCCTAGCGGGCGCGAGTTTTCGCCCAAAGAGTTGGAAGCCTTCGCCTATCAAAAAGACGAGTATCAACACTTTCTTGAGCAATACGAACGGCCACAAAGCCCCAAATATTACCCCGCAAAAGAGAACATTTTACCCTTTAAAGGCGGTCGCCGGATGACTGCCGCGCCTTGGATACCAAGCAAATTGAAGTAA
- a CDS encoding major capsid protein P2, whose amino-acid sequence MEIISTPFAPRAKELDPMEGVGWGQRANLRLVTGPTYHSIELVTNITNPEDIERIEIQLNGRPIMSASGKTFVNIQKHKKTYNEQGRYVIDFGESEYRTKVGVRQTDLVTLQGEIWFIYVQLKQTPSEGAPAVPSIRARAHVLPAQSERFYLPRIIELTWNAPAAGRIPFDFAERSPFLNLKRAHFMDESVERVRVLRDNIEEYNANKLDNAYDLAACGQEQNAGWFSVDFTRYGFGADGVLNTAASQQLAFELEKSQAGAVPVVFEAVEQVKALPTATA is encoded by the coding sequence ATGGAAATTATCAGCACACCATTTGCACCACGCGCAAAAGAGCTAGACCCAATGGAAGGCGTTGGCTGGGGCCAACGTGCAAATCTACGTTTGGTAACGGGCCCGACTTATCACAGCATTGAGTTGGTCACAAATATCACCAATCCGGAAGATATTGAACGAATTGAAATCCAGTTGAATGGCCGTCCAATTATGAGCGCCAGCGGTAAAACGTTCGTCAACATCCAAAAGCACAAAAAGACCTACAACGAGCAAGGCCGATACGTCATTGATTTTGGTGAATCAGAATACCGTACAAAAGTTGGTGTTCGTCAAACTGATCTCGTGACGCTGCAAGGCGAAATCTGGTTTATTTACGTGCAACTCAAACAAACGCCAAGCGAAGGCGCGCCAGCGGTGCCAAGTATCCGCGCCCGTGCTCATGTGCTGCCAGCACAAAGCGAGCGTTTCTACTTGCCGCGCATCATTGAGCTGACTTGGAACGCGCCAGCGGCGGGCCGTATCCCGTTTGACTTTGCAGAGCGTAGCCCGTTCTTAAACCTAAAACGTGCGCATTTTATGGATGAGTCGGTTGAGCGTGTGCGTGTGTTGCGTGACAACATCGAAGAATACAACGCCAACAAACTAGACAACGCTTACGACCTTGCCGCTTGCGGTCAAGAGCAAAATGCGGGCTGGTTTAGTGTGGACTTTACCCGTTACGGCTTCGGTGCTGACGGTGTGTTGAACACGGCAGCAAGCCAGCAACTCGCGTTTGAGCTGGAAAAATCACAAGCGGGCGCGGTTCCGGTTGTGTTTGAAGCAGTCGAGCAAGTCAAAGCGCTACCGACCGCCACGGCGTAA